Proteins from a genomic interval of Pseudomonas paeninsulae:
- a CDS encoding acetolactate synthase 3 large subunit — translation MELLSGAEMVVRFLRDEGVKNIYGYPGGALLHIYDALFKEPEVNHILVRHEQAATHMADGYARATGKAGVVLVTSGPGATNAITGIATAYMDSIPMVVLSGQVPSNMVGTDAFQETDMIGISRPIVKHSFMIKHASEIPEVMKKAFYLAQSGRPGPVVVDIPKDMTNPAEKFEYVYPKKVKLRSYSPALRGHSGQIRKAAEMLLSAKRPILYAGGGVIMGGAASPLTELAQMLNLPVTNTLMGLGGYPGTDRQFLGMLGMHGSYTANLAMHHADVILAVGARFDDRVINGAGKFCPNAKIIHIDIDPASISKTIKADIPIVGPVESVLTEMVAILKEIGETPSKEALSSWWKQIEEWRGSRGMFPYDKGDGSIIKPQTVIETLSEVTHGDAFVTSDVGQHQMFAAQYYRFNKPNRWINSGGLGTMGFGFPAAMGVKLSFPDADVACVTGEGSIQMNIQELSTCLQYDLPVKIVNLNNGALGMVRQWQDMNYGSRHSHSYMESLPDFVKLAEAYGHVGMRITELKDLKPKMEEAFALKDRLVFLDIQVDTSEHVYPMHIKDGAMRDMWLSKTERT, via the coding sequence GTGGAGCTTTTATCCGGCGCTGAAATGGTCGTCCGCTTCTTGCGTGACGAAGGCGTGAAGAACATCTACGGCTACCCTGGTGGTGCCCTGCTGCATATCTATGACGCCCTGTTCAAGGAACCGGAAGTCAATCACATCCTGGTTCGTCATGAGCAAGCGGCGACGCACATGGCTGACGGTTATGCCCGTGCCACCGGTAAAGCCGGTGTGGTGCTGGTGACCTCGGGGCCTGGTGCGACCAACGCCATTACTGGTATTGCGACTGCCTACATGGATTCCATTCCGATGGTGGTGCTATCTGGCCAGGTGCCGAGCAACATGGTCGGGACCGATGCCTTCCAGGAAACCGACATGATCGGTATCTCCCGGCCGATCGTGAAGCACAGCTTCATGATCAAGCACGCCTCGGAAATTCCAGAAGTCATGAAAAAAGCCTTCTATCTCGCGCAATCCGGCCGTCCCGGCCCGGTTGTCGTGGATATTCCGAAGGACATGACCAATCCGGCGGAAAAATTCGAATACGTCTACCCGAAGAAGGTCAAGCTGCGCTCTTACAGCCCGGCACTGCGTGGTCATTCCGGTCAGATCCGCAAGGCAGCGGAAATGCTCCTGAGCGCCAAGCGGCCGATTCTCTATGCGGGTGGCGGCGTGATCATGGGCGGCGCAGCATCGCCGCTGACCGAGCTGGCACAAATGCTCAACCTGCCGGTGACCAATACCCTGATGGGCTTGGGCGGCTACCCAGGTACCGATCGTCAATTCCTCGGCATGCTTGGCATGCACGGCAGCTACACCGCCAACCTGGCCATGCATCATGCGGATGTGATCCTCGCTGTCGGCGCCCGTTTCGATGATCGGGTAATCAACGGCGCAGGCAAGTTCTGCCCGAACGCCAAGATCATCCATATCGACATCGACCCGGCCTCGATCTCCAAGACTATCAAGGCTGACATTCCGATTGTCGGTCCAGTGGAGAGCGTACTGACCGAGATGGTGGCGATTCTCAAGGAAATCGGCGAAACGCCGAGCAAAGAGGCGCTCTCCAGTTGGTGGAAGCAAATCGAGGAGTGGCGTGGCAGCCGCGGCATGTTCCCTTACGACAAGGGTGACGGCAGCATCATCAAGCCGCAAACCGTCATCGAGACGCTCAGTGAGGTGACTCATGGCGATGCCTTCGTCACTTCCGACGTGGGTCAGCACCAGATGTTCGCAGCCCAGTACTACCGCTTCAACAAACCCAATCGCTGGATCAACTCCGGCGGTCTGGGCACCATGGGTTTTGGTTTCCCTGCGGCAATGGGGGTCAAACTCAGCTTCCCGGACGCTGACGTAGCTTGCGTGACTGGCGAAGGCAGTATCCAGATGAACATTCAGGAGCTTTCGACCTGTCTGCAGTACGATCTGCCGGTGAAAATCGTCAACCTGAACAATGGCGCCCTCGGCATGGTGCGTCAGTGGCAGGACATGAACTACGGCAGCCGTCATTCGCATTCCTACATGGAGTCACTGCCTGACTTCGTCAAACTGGCGGAGGCCTATGGTCATGTCGGTATGCGTATCACCGAGCTGAAAGACTTGAAACCGAAGATGGAGGAGGCGTTCGCGCTGAAAGATCGTCTGGTGTTCCTCGATATTCAGGTCGACACCAGTGAGCACGTCTATCCGATGCATATCAAAGACGGTGCGATGCGCGATATGTGGCTGAGCAAGACGGAGCGTACCTAA
- the pssA gene encoding CDP-diacylglycerol--serine O-phosphatidyltransferase, producing the protein MSERPEEPQSAPDAESLLPIDEHVEEGHDAEGRKVRHRGIYLLPNLFTTANLFAGFYAIINAMNGNFYVAAAAVFVAMVLDSLDGRVARLTNTQSAFGAEYDSLSDMVAFGVAPALLAFEWALGSLGKVGWMVAFIYVAGAALRLARFNTQIGSADKRYFIGLASPAAAGVVAGTVWAFSDFGIQGSNMAFVIAILVAAAGMLMVSNIKYHSFKDLDLKGRVPFVAILAVVLVFAVVFSDPPRILLIIFLAYAASGPVQYLLQLRRRKTAE; encoded by the coding sequence ATGAGCGAACGTCCAGAAGAGCCCCAGTCGGCCCCAGACGCCGAAAGCTTGCTACCCATCGATGAGCATGTAGAAGAGGGGCACGATGCTGAGGGTCGCAAAGTCCGTCATCGCGGTATCTACCTTCTACCCAACCTGTTCACTACCGCAAACCTGTTTGCTGGCTTCTACGCCATCATCAATGCCATGAACGGCAACTTCTATGTGGCCGCGGCTGCCGTGTTCGTGGCCATGGTGCTGGACAGTCTCGATGGTCGAGTGGCACGACTGACCAACACGCAGAGTGCGTTTGGCGCCGAATATGACTCGTTGTCCGATATGGTCGCCTTCGGCGTAGCGCCAGCTCTACTGGCCTTCGAGTGGGCGCTGGGCAGTTTGGGTAAGGTTGGTTGGATGGTTGCTTTCATCTATGTCGCTGGTGCGGCATTACGCCTGGCTCGCTTCAATACGCAGATAGGCAGCGCGGACAAGCGCTATTTCATTGGCTTGGCTAGTCCGGCTGCAGCTGGCGTTGTTGCCGGTACTGTGTGGGCCTTCAGTGACTTCGGTATCCAGGGCTCTAACATGGCATTTGTAATTGCCATCTTGGTGGCCGCCGCCGGCATGCTGATGGTCAGCAATATCAAGTACCACAGCTTCAAAGATCTGGATCTGAAAGGGCGAGTGCCCTTTGTTGCGATCCTTGCGGTGGTGTTGGTTTTCGCTGTGGTGTTCAGTGATCCTCCGCGGATTCTGCTGATCATCTTCCTGGCCTATGCAGCCTCTGGTCCAGTGCAATACTTGTTGCAGTTGCGGCGTCGTAAAACTGCCGAGTAA
- a CDS encoding DUF4124 domain-containing protein — MRRMILTSSLLLALSASAMASQVYKWVDAQGGTHFGAQPPQGQQATTINTAVQPPKTAEPVATPTFESIADPEQAAVDEKVKQEIATQEVERKKYCQSVRTNLAQLENNPRVRVEVDGEVRRLNEEERQQRISEAKQGIAKNCK; from the coding sequence ATGCGCCGTATGATCCTCACCAGCAGCTTGCTGCTCGCCCTGAGCGCAAGCGCCATGGCCAGCCAGGTATACAAATGGGTCGATGCACAAGGGGGCACTCATTTTGGCGCGCAGCCGCCACAAGGCCAGCAAGCCACGACCATCAATACCGCGGTCCAACCACCGAAGACTGCCGAACCTGTAGCAACACCAACTTTCGAGAGCATCGCCGACCCGGAGCAAGCCGCTGTCGATGAAAAAGTGAAGCAGGAAATTGCGACCCAGGAAGTAGAGCGCAAGAAATACTGCCAATCAGTACGTACCAATCTGGCACAGCTGGAAAACAACCCGCGGGTGCGCGTGGAAGTCGACGGCGAAGTACGCCGCCTGAACGAAGAGGAGCGTCAGCAGCGCATCAGCGAAGCCAAGCAGGGAATTGCCAAGAACTGCAAGTAA
- a CDS encoding tetratricopeptide repeat protein gives MTKWLIPALTAAVVLGGCASVQRGSIPVVDSSSSVYGKQQAGAGGSDSSTAQPPQNQPQDSGVMVMVPGAGGSSAPIQTFPAPGSPIGGAMGNQPFSTAPVTGEPVGNGGNSVPAPSTPSGIPSSGGLAADEQLDGPVLALLTAAQQQQGSGDLNGAASSLERAQRIAPREPQVLYRLAEVRLAQGDAAQAEQFARRGLSYASGRPALQASLWNLIAQARERQGDPAGAAQARERARVSL, from the coding sequence GTGACTAAGTGGTTGATTCCTGCTTTAACCGCCGCGGTAGTGCTGGGCGGTTGTGCCAGTGTGCAGCGCGGCTCCATCCCTGTTGTCGATTCCAGTTCTTCGGTCTATGGCAAGCAACAAGCTGGTGCGGGTGGTTCCGACAGTTCGACTGCCCAGCCGCCGCAGAACCAACCGCAGGATTCCGGCGTGATGGTGATGGTGCCGGGTGCCGGTGGCAGTTCGGCGCCGATTCAGACCTTTCCTGCACCAGGCTCGCCGATAGGAGGTGCTATGGGCAATCAGCCTTTCAGCACTGCGCCTGTCACCGGCGAACCTGTGGGGAATGGAGGTAACAGCGTGCCTGCTCCTTCGACGCCGAGCGGTATTCCGAGTTCTGGCGGTTTGGCCGCCGATGAGCAACTGGACGGTCCCGTGTTGGCATTGCTCACCGCAGCCCAGCAGCAACAGGGTAGTGGTGACTTGAATGGTGCAGCGTCTAGTTTGGAGCGTGCTCAGCGTATTGCTCCACGCGAGCCGCAAGTGCTCTATCGTCTAGCTGAAGTGCGTTTGGCCCAAGGCGACGCGGCCCAGGCCGAGCAGTTCGCCCGTCGTGGCCTGAGTTATGCCAGTGGCCGCCCAGCGCTGCAGGCCAGCTTGTGGAACCTGATTGCCCAGGCACGTGAGCGTCAGGGCGATCCAGCCGGCGCGGCGCAGGCGCGTGAGCGGGCGCGAGTCAGTCTCTGA
- the mrcB gene encoding penicillin-binding protein 1B, with product MTRTRSPRSRSKRRSRGMRPWLGWAIKLGLVGLVVFAGFAVYLDAVVQEKFSGKRWTVPAKVYARPLELFVGQKLTKNDFLQELDALGYRRESAGNGPGAVSVAGNNLELHTRGFQFYESREPSQQVRVRFSGDYVAGLSQADGSSLAVARLEPMLIGGLYPAHREDRLLIKLEQVPPYLVETLVAVEDREFFNHFGVSPKSIARAVWVNATAGQVVQGGSTLTQQLVKNFYLTNERSLIRKATEAMMAVLLELHYDKQDILEAYLNEVFLGQDGARAVHGFGLASQYFFSQPLSELKLEQVALLVGMVKGPTYYNPRRNPERALARRNLVLDVLVQQGVVTLEQAVAAKQKPLGVTQRGSMADSSYPAFLDLVKRQLREDYRDEDLTEEGLRIFTSFDPILQLKAESALADSLKRLSGRKGVDQVEAGMVVTNPETGEVQVLIGSRQPGYAGFNRALDALRPIGSLVKPAIYLAALERPSQYTLTSFLEDQPFSIKGQDGQVWSPQNYDRKSHGTVYLYQGLVHSYNLSSAKLGLELGVPNVLKTLERLGVARKWPAYPSMLLGAGALTPMEVAGMYQTVANGGFNTPLRGIRSVLTADGEPLKRYPYQIQQRFDAGAIYLLQNAMQRTMREGTGRSVYSRLPSSLALAGKTGTSNDSRDSWFAGFSQDLLAVVWLGRDDNGPTPLTGASGALQVWTDFMIKADPLPLDMPLPDNVVQAWVNAANGLGSDPSCPNAVQMPYIRGSEPVPGQACGIQAPVDSVMDWVRGWLD from the coding sequence ATGACTCGTACCCGATCTCCTCGTTCTCGTTCAAAGCGCCGCTCGCGTGGCATGCGCCCCTGGTTGGGCTGGGCTATCAAGCTTGGTCTGGTCGGCTTGGTGGTGTTCGCCGGCTTTGCGGTTTATCTCGATGCAGTGGTGCAGGAGAAATTTTCCGGCAAGCGCTGGACCGTGCCCGCCAAGGTTTATGCCCGGCCGCTGGAGCTGTTCGTCGGCCAGAAACTGACCAAAAACGACTTTCTCCAGGAGCTCGATGCCCTCGGTTATCGCCGGGAGAGTGCGGGCAATGGTCCGGGCGCCGTGTCGGTAGCCGGTAATAACCTCGAACTGCATACGCGCGGCTTCCAATTCTATGAAAGTCGTGAGCCGTCACAGCAGGTACGTGTGCGTTTTTCCGGCGATTACGTCGCCGGCCTGAGCCAGGCCGATGGCAGCAGCCTTGCTGTGGCGCGCCTGGAGCCAATGTTGATCGGCGGTTTGTATCCGGCGCATCGGGAAGACCGCTTGCTGATCAAGCTGGAGCAGGTGCCGCCCTATCTGGTGGAAACCCTGGTAGCGGTCGAAGATCGCGAGTTTTTCAATCACTTCGGGGTGTCACCCAAGTCGATCGCCCGCGCCGTCTGGGTCAACGCCACGGCCGGGCAGGTTGTTCAGGGCGGCAGCACCCTGACGCAACAGCTGGTGAAGAATTTTTATCTGACCAATGAACGCAGCCTGATCCGCAAGGCCACCGAGGCCATGATGGCGGTGCTGCTCGAACTGCATTACGACAAGCAGGATATTCTCGAGGCCTATCTCAACGAGGTTTTTCTGGGCCAGGACGGCGCACGCGCGGTGCATGGTTTCGGTTTGGCCAGTCAGTATTTCTTCAGTCAGCCGCTGTCCGAGTTGAAACTCGAACAGGTGGCTTTACTGGTCGGCATGGTCAAGGGTCCAACCTATTACAACCCGCGGCGCAATCCCGAGCGCGCCCTGGCGCGGCGTAATCTGGTGCTTGATGTGCTGGTCCAGCAGGGCGTGGTAACGCTCGAGCAGGCAGTTGCGGCCAAGCAGAAGCCGCTCGGCGTGACCCAGCGCGGCAGCATGGCCGATAGCTCGTACCCGGCGTTCCTCGATCTGGTTAAACGCCAGTTGCGTGAGGATTACCGCGATGAGGATTTGACCGAAGAAGGGCTGCGTATTTTCACCAGCTTTGACCCGATTCTCCAGCTCAAGGCCGAAAGTGCCCTGGCCGATTCGCTGAAACGTCTATCCGGCCGCAAGGGGGTGGACCAGGTTGAAGCCGGAATGGTCGTGACCAACCCGGAAACAGGCGAAGTACAGGTGCTTATCGGCAGTCGCCAGCCAGGTTATGCCGGCTTCAATCGCGCCCTGGATGCACTAAGACCGATCGGCTCCTTGGTCAAACCGGCGATCTATCTGGCTGCATTGGAGCGCCCTAGTCAGTACACCTTGACCAGTTTTCTGGAGGATCAACCCTTCTCGATCAAGGGGCAGGACGGCCAAGTCTGGAGCCCGCAAAACTATGACCGCAAGTCTCACGGCACCGTTTACCTGTACCAGGGGCTGGTCCATTCCTACAACTTGTCCAGTGCCAAGCTAGGGCTGGAACTGGGCGTGCCGAATGTACTCAAAACTCTTGAACGTCTGGGGGTTGCGCGTAAATGGCCGGCCTATCCGTCGATGTTGCTGGGTGCTGGCGCGCTGACTCCGATGGAGGTGGCGGGCATGTATCAGACCGTGGCCAATGGCGGCTTCAACACACCCTTGCGTGGTATCCGTAGCGTACTGACTGCCGACGGTGAGCCGCTCAAACGCTACCCTTATCAGATTCAGCAGCGCTTCGATGCTGGGGCTATATACCTGCTGCAAAATGCCATGCAACGCACGATGCGAGAGGGCACCGGACGTTCGGTATACAGCCGCTTGCCCAGCTCTCTGGCATTGGCTGGCAAGACCGGCACCAGTAATGATTCGCGCGACAGCTGGTTCGCCGGCTTCAGTCAGGATCTGCTGGCGGTGGTCTGGCTTGGTCGCGATGATAATGGCCCGACACCGCTGACTGGTGCGAGTGGTGCCTTGCAGGTCTGGACGGATTTCATGATCAAGGCCGATCCGCTGCCACTGGATATGCCGCTACCGGATAACGTTGTCCAGGCCTGGGTGAATGCCGCTAACGGGCTGGGCTCTGATCCGAGCTGCCCGAATGCCGTGCAGATGCCGTATATTCGCGGCAGTGAGCCTGTCCCTGGCCAGGCCTGTGGTATTCAGGCTCCGGTCGATTCGGTGATGGATTGGGTACGTGGTTGGTTGGATTAA
- the ilvN gene encoding acetolactate synthase small subunit — protein sequence MRHIISLLLENEPGALSRVVGLFSQRNYNIESLTVAPTEDPTLSRLTLTTVGHDEVIEQITKNLNKLIEVVKLVDLSESAHIERELMLVKVKATGAQRAEVKRTTDIFRGQIVDVNTSVYTIQLAGTSDKLDSFIQAIGAASILETVRSGVTGIARGDKVLSI from the coding sequence ATGCGACACATTATTTCCCTGCTGCTGGAAAACGAGCCAGGCGCATTGTCCCGTGTGGTCGGTCTGTTCTCGCAGCGTAACTACAACATCGAAAGTCTGACTGTGGCACCTACCGAAGACCCGACCTTGTCGCGTCTGACGTTGACCACGGTAGGCCACGATGAGGTGATCGAGCAGATCACCAAGAACCTCAACAAACTGATCGAAGTGGTCAAGTTGGTAGATCTCTCGGAGAGCGCGCACATCGAGCGCGAGCTGATGCTGGTCAAGGTCAAGGCGACCGGCGCCCAGCGCGCCGAGGTCAAACGCACCACCGACATCTTCCGCGGACAGATTGTTGACGTGAATACCAGTGTCTACACCATTCAGCTGGCCGGCACGAGCGACAAGCTGGACAGCTTTATCCAGGCGATAGGCGCCGCCTCGATCCTGGAAACCGTACGTAGTGGCGTCACGGGTATCGCCCGTGGCGACAAAGTACTCAGCATCTAA
- a CDS encoding class I SAM-dependent methyltransferase, with protein MSEIAQLFGARAGAYASFRPHYPATLFDWLVSHCSERQCALDIACGNGQASVPLRQHFAQVLACDASIEQLRAAATPDGITLFAANAEAQPLTSASLDLIVVAQALHWFATPAFFAEVTRLLKPGGLFGAWCYGLMRINSPLDELIDDFYRSTLKGYWPPGRASVDSGYRDIQMPFPPLEPPAFAIEAHWSFAQLTGYLRTWSAVQYWERQQGRDPVSELEPALLSAWGDIKQPRFVRWPLHLRVGIAH; from the coding sequence ATGAGCGAAATTGCCCAATTGTTCGGCGCCCGTGCCGGTGCCTACGCCAGCTTCCGCCCACACTACCCAGCAACCCTGTTCGACTGGCTGGTCAGCCACTGCTCCGAACGGCAATGCGCCCTGGACATCGCCTGCGGTAATGGCCAGGCCAGCGTGCCATTGCGTCAGCACTTTGCCCAAGTCCTGGCCTGCGATGCCAGCATTGAGCAACTGCGGGCCGCCGCAACGCCAGACGGCATCACCCTGTTCGCCGCCAACGCCGAAGCCCAACCCCTGACCAGCGCCAGCCTCGATTTGATCGTGGTCGCCCAGGCTTTGCACTGGTTCGCCACCCCGGCCTTCTTCGCCGAAGTCACCCGACTGCTCAAACCCGGCGGCCTGTTCGGTGCCTGGTGTTACGGCTTGATGCGCATAAACAGTCCATTGGATGAGCTGATCGACGACTTTTACCGGAGCACTCTGAAGGGCTATTGGCCGCCTGGACGCGCCAGTGTCGACAGTGGCTACCGTGATATCCAGATGCCCTTCCCGCCCCTCGAACCACCAGCGTTCGCCATCGAGGCACACTGGAGTTTTGCCCAGCTGACCGGCTATCTGCGCACCTGGTCGGCCGTGCAGTACTGGGAGCGCCAACAAGGCCGCGACCCGGTCAGCGAACTGGAGCCTGCGCTACTCAGCGCCTGGGGCGATATCAAACAGCCACGCTTTGTCCGCTGGCCACTACACTTGCGGGTAGGCATCGCGCACTGA
- a CDS encoding pentapeptide repeat-containing protein, whose product MSQPCQLDSPLYHLLHNEDIAGFNAQKPKDGEVDLCNGDFRGLDLRAIDAKRINFSHAYFRGTDLRGLDLREALLEGASLAHAQISGAYFPADLSADEILMSVNFGTRLRYRTR is encoded by the coding sequence ATGAGCCAGCCCTGTCAGCTCGATAGCCCGCTCTACCACCTGCTGCACAATGAAGACATTGCCGGCTTCAATGCCCAGAAGCCCAAGGATGGCGAGGTAGACCTGTGCAATGGCGACTTTCGCGGGCTTGACTTGCGCGCTATCGACGCCAAGCGGATTAACTTCAGCCATGCCTACTTCCGCGGTACTGATCTACGCGGGCTTGATCTGCGCGAGGCACTACTTGAAGGCGCCAGCCTGGCCCATGCACAGATTTCCGGAGCCTACTTCCCCGCCGACCTGAGTGCCGACGAGATCCTCATGTCGGTTAATTTCGGCACGCGCCTGCGCTACCGCACGCGATGA
- a CDS encoding YqcC family protein — protein sequence MDARVPAIAQQLLLIERELRLQGWWDDQAPSDQALASQQPFCVDTLAFEQWLQWIFLPRMKYLLESGATLPEACGIQPMAEQVYGGRSAQARVLIRLLGEFDQLICGAA from the coding sequence ATGGATGCTCGTGTACCTGCAATTGCCCAGCAGCTGCTGCTGATCGAGCGTGAACTGCGGTTGCAGGGCTGGTGGGACGATCAGGCGCCGAGCGACCAAGCGCTGGCCAGTCAGCAACCTTTTTGCGTCGATACGCTGGCATTCGAGCAATGGCTGCAGTGGATTTTCCTGCCGCGCATGAAGTACCTGCTCGAGAGCGGGGCCACGCTGCCAGAGGCTTGCGGCATTCAGCCAATGGCTGAGCAGGTCTATGGCGGCCGCAGTGCGCAGGCCCGAGTTCTGATCAGGTTACTTGGTGAGTTCGATCAACTGATTTGTGGTGCGGCCTGA
- the ilvC gene encoding ketol-acid reductoisomerase has protein sequence MKVYYDKDCDLSIIQGKKVAIIGYGSQGHAQACNLKDSGVDVTVGLRKGSATVAKAEAHGLKVTDVASAVAAADLVMILTPDEFQSQLYKNEIEPNIKQGATLAFSHGFAIHYNQVVPRADLDVIMIAPKAPGHTVRTEFVKGGGIPDLIAIYQDASGNAKNVALSYASGVGGGRTGIIETTFKDETETDLFGEQAVLCGGCVELVKAGFETLVEAGYAPEMAYFECLHELKLIVDLMYEGGIANMNYSISNNAEYGEYVTGPEVINAESRQAMRNALKRIQDGEYAKMFIQEGAANYPSMTAYRRNNAAHGIEVVGEKLRSMMPWITANQIVDKAKN, from the coding sequence ATGAAAGTGTATTACGACAAAGACTGCGACCTCTCGATCATCCAGGGCAAGAAAGTCGCCATCATTGGTTACGGTTCCCAGGGCCATGCCCAGGCGTGCAACCTGAAAGATTCCGGCGTTGACGTCACTGTCGGCCTGCGCAAAGGTTCTGCAACTGTAGCCAAGGCCGAAGCACATGGTTTGAAAGTGACCGACGTTGCTTCTGCAGTAGCCGCTGCTGATCTGGTGATGATCCTCACTCCTGACGAGTTCCAGTCCCAGCTGTACAAGAACGAAATCGAGCCGAACATCAAGCAAGGCGCCACCCTGGCCTTCTCCCATGGCTTCGCGATCCACTACAACCAGGTTGTGCCGCGTGCCGACCTCGACGTAATCATGATCGCGCCCAAGGCTCCGGGCCACACCGTGCGTACCGAGTTCGTCAAGGGTGGCGGCATTCCTGACCTGATTGCTATCTATCAGGATGCTTCCGGCAATGCCAAGAACGTCGCGCTGTCCTATGCTTCGGGCGTTGGCGGCGGCCGTACCGGCATCATCGAAACCACCTTCAAGGACGAGACCGAAACCGACCTGTTCGGCGAGCAGGCCGTTCTCTGTGGTGGTTGCGTCGAGTTGGTCAAGGCCGGCTTCGAGACTCTGGTGGAAGCAGGGTATGCGCCAGAAATGGCCTACTTCGAGTGCCTGCACGAACTGAAGTTGATCGTGGACCTCATGTACGAAGGCGGTATCGCCAACATGAACTACTCGATCTCCAATAACGCCGAGTACGGCGAGTACGTGACCGGTCCGGAAGTGATCAACGCCGAGTCCCGTCAAGCCATGCGTAACGCCCTGAAGCGCATTCAGGACGGCGAATATGCCAAGATGTTCATCCAGGAAGGCGCTGCCAACTACCCGTCGATGACTGCCTATCGTCGCAACAATGCAGCCCATGGTATCGAGGTCGTAGGTGAGAAGTTGCGCTCCATGATGCCGTGGATCACTGCCAACCAGATCGTCGACAAGGCCAAGAATTAA
- a CDS encoding bifunctional aminoglycoside phosphotransferase/ATP-binding protein — protein sequence MSQALIAALQNPALYPHPVEAFQVIETHISWVVLTGPYAYKIKKPVNFGFLDFSELAAREHFCKEELRLNQRLTQGLYLEVLPIGGSTEAPQLGGDGPVIEYALKMRQFPQDQLLAEVQARGELSEAHVDALAEQIAQFHLDAPQVAQAHELGSPDAVMAPVRQNFEQIRPLLSDKADLQQLDALQAWAESSFVRLEPLLARRKAEGFIRECHGDIHLGNVTQLDGQVVLFDCIEFNEPFRLIDIASDAAFLAMDLEDRGLKAFSRRFVSAWLERTGDYAALELLNFYKAYRAMVRGKVSLFRLGQETDAVQRAVILRQYRRYAVLAESYSAIPSRLLAITHGVSAVGKSHVAMRLVEALGAIRLRSDVERKRLFGEQNTADKDQMSAGIYNQDASAATYQRLHQLADAALHAGFPVVIDATYLKQAQRQAAGQIAEDTGVPFLILDCNAPDAVIASWLALRQDAAQDPSDATMDVIKAQQANREALSQDELILSTRVDTHESASLDSLIARIRQHLPGL from the coding sequence ATGAGCCAAGCTCTGATTGCCGCCCTGCAGAACCCGGCCCTATATCCCCATCCGGTAGAGGCTTTCCAGGTCATCGAGACGCATATCTCCTGGGTAGTGTTGACCGGCCCCTACGCCTACAAGATCAAAAAACCGGTGAATTTCGGCTTCCTCGACTTCAGCGAACTGGCCGCTCGCGAACACTTCTGCAAGGAAGAGTTGCGCCTCAACCAGCGCCTCACCCAAGGCCTGTATCTGGAAGTCTTACCGATCGGCGGCAGTACCGAAGCACCGCAACTGGGCGGCGATGGCCCGGTCATCGAGTACGCTCTGAAGATGCGTCAGTTCCCTCAGGACCAGTTGCTCGCCGAAGTGCAGGCGCGCGGCGAGCTGAGCGAGGCGCATGTCGATGCGCTGGCCGAACAAATCGCCCAGTTCCACCTCGACGCGCCACAGGTAGCCCAGGCCCATGAACTGGGTTCCCCAGACGCGGTCATGGCGCCAGTCAGACAGAATTTCGAGCAGATCCGCCCACTGCTCTCGGACAAGGCCGACCTGCAACAACTCGATGCCCTGCAAGCCTGGGCTGAAAGCAGTTTCGTACGGCTCGAGCCACTGCTGGCGCGGCGCAAGGCCGAAGGTTTCATTCGCGAATGCCATGGCGATATCCACCTGGGCAACGTCACCCAGCTCGACGGTCAGGTCGTGCTGTTCGACTGCATCGAATTCAACGAACCATTCCGCCTGATCGATATCGCCTCGGACGCCGCCTTCCTCGCCATGGATCTGGAAGATCGTGGCCTCAAGGCCTTCTCCCGACGCTTTGTCAGCGCCTGGTTGGAGCGCACCGGCGACTATGCCGCGCTTGAATTGCTGAATTTCTACAAGGCCTACCGCGCCATGGTGCGCGGCAAAGTCAGCCTGTTCCGCCTCGGCCAGGAGACCGATGCGGTCCAGCGCGCAGTGATCCTGCGCCAGTACCGCCGCTATGCCGTGCTGGCGGAGAGCTACAGCGCGATCCCCTCGCGCTTGCTGGCCATCACCCACGGGGTTTCCGCCGTTGGCAAGAGCCACGTGGCCATGCGCCTGGTCGAAGCTCTGGGGGCCATTCGTCTGCGTTCGGATGTCGAGCGTAAGCGCCTGTTCGGCGAGCAGAACACTGCCGACAAAGACCAAATGAGCGCCGGCATCTACAACCAGGATGCCAGTGCGGCTACCTACCAACGCCTGCATCAACTGGCCGATGCCGCGCTGCATGCCGGCTTCCCGGTGGTGATCGATGCCACCTACCTCAAGCAGGCACAACGCCAGGCGGCCGGCCAGATTGCCGAAGACACCGGCGTTCCCTTCCTGATTCTCGACTGCAACGCCCCCGACGCCGTGATCGCCAGTTGGCTGGCACTGCGCCAGGACGCGGCCCAGGATCCCTCCGACGCGACGATGGACGTGATCAAAGCCCAGCAAGCTAACCGCGAAGCACTCTCCCAAGACGAGCTCATCCTCAGCACGCGGGTCGACACCCATGAAAGCGCCAGCCTGGACAGCCTGATAGCGCGCATTCGTCAGCACCTGCCCGGCCTGTAA